One window from the genome of Eucalyptus grandis isolate ANBG69807.140 chromosome 7, ASM1654582v1, whole genome shotgun sequence encodes:
- the LOC120295928 gene encoding uncharacterized protein LOC120295928: protein MVNKRHLQNRITSVTSGDTTISDLSEIQKVFVDHFQDLLAATPNLGCPAKEEIQAVLNHSLDEDQDFFVTGKLLKQINTTIIALVPKIPNASTVHDFKPIACCNTIYKCITKLIANRLACVLPSIISLPQNAFVKGRHISDNILLAQELFSGFQHDPY, encoded by the exons ATGGTGAACAAGAGACatcttcaaaatagaattaCCTCGGTGACTAGTGGAGATACCACTATATCTGATCTGTCGGAAATCCAGAAGGTgtttgttgatcattttcagGATCTTCTTGCTGCTACTCCTAATTTGGGCTGCCCTGCTAAAGAGGAGATCCAAGCGGTTCTTAATCATTCGTTGGATGAGGATCAG GATTTCTTTGTGACCGGGAAGCTGTTAAAACAAATTAACACAACCATTATTGCCCTTGTGCCCAAGATTCCCAATGCCTCGACCGTCCATGACTTCAAGCCAATTGCGTGTTGCAAtactatatataaatgcatCACTAAGCTTATTGCTAACCGCCTGGCTTGTGTCTTGCCCTCCATTATCAGTTTACCTCAAAATGCATTCGTAAAGGGAAGACACATCAGCGACAATATCTTGCTTGCTCAGGAATTATTTAGTGGATTTCAGCATGATCCATATTGA
- the LOC104445904 gene encoding uncharacterized protein LOC104445904, whose amino-acid sequence MGKLLRKGYELGFAPPISIGRKSVVRLSDNAKYAGDPKWDKCLVGYYVGKNVPFRITELALKQAWGAHLAEVLANDDGFYFFIIPDDEFRRKILDGGHLTVARVPLVLKQWHRNMELKKELQSSVSVWIRLKNIPFAYWSASGISEIASAVGRPLYVDPLTEKMKRLSFARVCVEISAKLEKCEQVEVLVDDESFSVKGGAQATFVSTATVIPAAAKPTVVKYIAVNTDPTLSSTVAADPVQLISSASEDGWKQVTNRKKKQNAGQMEAITTPPSSDLKAKAIEGQSNQSDSDDQNSPRVANEESSKALVISNPNDASTALSPNEDLEDGSSGVSSSSSEGEDTVRADPSHLDDPQSSLEAPPNQKYVPKAAVSKTPVIAPSKGRSKRRPSRR is encoded by the exons ATGGGTAAATTGTTGCGCAAAGGATATGAATTAGGCTTTGCCCCGCCTATTTCGATTGGGAGGAAGTCGGTAGTTCGCTTATCTGATAATGCGAAGTATGCTGGTGACCCGAAATGGGATAAGTGTTTGGTTGGATATTATGTGGGCAAGAATGTGCCATTCAGGATCACCGAATTGGCCTTGAAACAGGCCTGGGGCGCGCATCTTGCGGAAGTCTTGGCAAATGATGATGGATTCTATTTCTTCATCATTCCGGATGATGAATTCAGGAGAAAAATTCTGGATGGAGGCCACTTGACAGTGGCTAGAGTCCCCCTTGTGCTGAAACAATGGCACCGAAATATGGAACTCAAGAAAGAACTCCAATCTTCTGTTTCAGTTTGGATTCGCCTTAAGAACATCCCGTTTGCGTATTGGTCGGCTTCGGGAATCAGTGAAATTGCAAGTGCAGTAGGGAGGCCCCTGTATGTAGATCCCTTAACTGAGAAAATGAAGCGCCTATCCTTCGCCAGGGTATGCGTTGAGATCTCTGCAAAATTGGAGAAATGCGAGCAGGTAGAAGTATTGGTGGATGACGAATCTTTCTCGGT CAAAGGAGGAGCCCAAGCAACCTTTGTGAGTACTGCTACTGTGATACCTGCTGCTGCAAAACCTACTGTTGTTAAGTATATTGCTGTTAATACAGATCCGACTTTATCATCGACTGTTGCTGCTGATCCTGTTCAGCTTATATCATCTGCCTCTGAGGATGGCTGGAAACAGGTTACGaataggaagaaaaaacaaaatgcagGGCAGATGGAGGCTATAACAACACCCCCAAGTTCGGATTTGAAGGCTAAAGCTATAGAGGGCCAGTCAAATCAGAGTGATTCTGATGATCAAAATAGCCCAAGGGTAGCTAATGAAGAAAGCTCAAAGGCTCTTGTAATCTCTAATCCTAATGATGCCTCCACAGCTCTATCTCCTAACGAAGACTTGGAGGATGGTTCTAGTGGAGTCAGTAGTAGTAGTAGTGAAGGTGAGGATACGGTTCGTGCTGATCCAAGCCACCTGGATGACCCGCAATCTAGTCTTGAGGCCCCTCCCAATCAAAAATACGTCCCCAAGGCTGCTGTCTCAAAAACTCCTGTTATTGCTCCGAGCAAAGGGCGGAGCAAAAGAAGGCCTAGTCGTCGATAA